A single region of the Pseudomonas sp. VD-NE ins genome encodes:
- a CDS encoding response regulator yields the protein MCPTPTADAHLPDGLILVVEDDPLILEFLCEILQEEGFKVEPQTSADAASLYLEKNAPNVALLLTDITMPGTLNGADLANLVGDRWPDKPVMVMSGYETPETSGVKHPVAFIKKPWAIGQLLDCVDSAFKSKAPRLH from the coding sequence ATGTGCCCAACACCGACGGCGGACGCGCACCTTCCTGACGGATTGATTCTGGTGGTTGAGGATGATCCGTTGATTCTGGAGTTTCTCTGCGAAATTCTTCAGGAGGAAGGTTTCAAGGTCGAGCCGCAGACCAGTGCCGACGCCGCATCACTGTACCTTGAGAAAAACGCCCCGAACGTGGCGTTGTTGCTGACTGACATCACCATGCCCGGCACCCTCAATGGTGCTGATCTGGCCAACCTGGTCGGCGACCGCTGGCCGGACAAACCGGTGATGGTCATGTCCGGCTATGAAACGCCCGAGACCTCCGGGGTCAAGCATCCGGTGGCGTTCATCAAAAAGCCGTGGGCCATTGGTCAATTGCTCGACTGCGTCGACAGCGCCTTCAAATCCAAGGCCCCTCGCCTGCACTGA
- a CDS encoding aldo/keto reductase, which yields MSLKDKLPGQLGFGTAPLGNMFRAIPEEEAQATVHAAWDAGVRYFDTAPFYGSGLSEIRLGEALKQYKRDDYVLSSKVGRVILDEIEDAATRDLGEKSGVFEHGRPNKIVNDYSADATLRSIEDSLNRLQTDRLDIVWVHDIAQDFYGDQWLEYFNQARTGAFKVLTRLREEGVIKGWGLGVNKVEPCELTLDLTEAQPDGFLLAGRYTLLDHERPLQRLMDSALAQNVEIVVGGPYSSGILAGGSHFEYQRASPEIIAKVEQIKRIAAAYNVDIKAAALQFSLANPAVAAVIPGASKPQRIAEDVAALSASIPAGFWQAMRDAQLVSERAPLPIDEVKA from the coding sequence ATGAGCTTGAAAGACAAACTGCCCGGCCAACTGGGCTTCGGCACCGCGCCACTGGGCAACATGTTCCGCGCTATCCCCGAAGAAGAAGCGCAAGCGACCGTGCATGCTGCGTGGGATGCCGGTGTGCGCTACTTCGATACCGCGCCTTTTTACGGCTCCGGTCTATCGGAAATCCGCCTCGGTGAAGCGCTCAAGCAATACAAGCGCGACGACTATGTGCTGAGTAGCAAGGTCGGCCGGGTGATTCTCGATGAAATCGAAGACGCCGCCACCCGCGATCTGGGCGAAAAAAGTGGTGTATTCGAACACGGTCGCCCGAACAAGATCGTCAATGACTACAGCGCCGACGCAACCTTGCGTTCGATCGAAGACAGCCTCAACCGCCTGCAAACCGATCGCCTCGACATCGTCTGGGTGCACGACATCGCGCAGGACTTCTATGGCGATCAATGGCTGGAATACTTCAATCAGGCTCGCACTGGCGCGTTCAAAGTCCTCACCCGGTTGCGCGAAGAAGGCGTGATCAAGGGCTGGGGTCTGGGCGTAAACAAGGTCGAGCCGTGCGAACTGACTCTCGACCTTACCGAAGCGCAACCGGATGGCTTTTTATTGGCTGGTCGCTACACGCTGCTCGACCACGAGCGTCCGTTGCAACGCCTGATGGATTCGGCCCTAGCGCAAAACGTTGAAATCGTCGTCGGCGGCCCTTATAGCTCAGGAATTCTGGCCGGTGGCTCGCACTTCGAATACCAGCGGGCCAGCCCTGAAATCATCGCCAAGGTCGAGCAGATCAAACGCATCGCCGCCGCTTACAACGTCGATATCAAAGCCGCTGCGCTACAGTTCTCGCTGGCCAATCCCGCTGTTGCGGCGGTGATTCCCGGAGCAAGCAAACCGCAACGCATCGCCGAAGATGTCGCGGCATTGTCGGCCAGCATTCCTGCCGGTTTCTGGCAGGCGATGCGCGACGCCCAACTGGTTTCCGAACGTGCACCATTGCCAATCGATGAGGTGAAAGCATGA
- a CDS encoding SRPBCC family protein — MPTASATIDIPASADQVWQLIGGFNTLPDWLPFIPNSELSDGGRVRTLQTADGAVVIERLQAFDNAAKTYSYSIEQAPFPATDYLATIKVEAQGQGARVTWSGRFNAKGVSDEEVVALFSGIYQGGLEALRANYPT; from the coding sequence ATGCCTACAGCATCTGCAACCATCGACATCCCGGCTTCGGCCGATCAGGTCTGGCAATTGATCGGCGGCTTCAACACGCTGCCCGATTGGCTGCCGTTTATTCCCAACAGTGAACTGAGCGACGGTGGCCGTGTGCGCACCTTGCAGACCGCTGACGGCGCTGTGGTGATCGAGCGACTGCAAGCGTTCGACAACGCCGCGAAGACCTACAGCTATTCGATTGAACAGGCACCGTTTCCGGCGACTGATTACCTGGCGACGATCAAGGTTGAAGCTCAGGGGCAGGGCGCCCGGGTGACGTGGTCGGGGCGCTTCAACGCCAAAGGCGTGAGTGATGAAGAAGTGGTGGCGCTGTTCAGCGGCATCTATCAGGGTGGACTCGAGGCACTCCGAGCCAATTACCCAACCTGA
- a CDS encoding class I SAM-dependent methyltransferase — MNPEALATLHAHLLPALAAAPSETRRLFHGRGRCWAGLEQLTVDWLQGVVLVSLFKEPAPEQLDNLKALLLELTGSAEWQQSGAHTLLIQHRYLPQSTAEWLLGDEIDEMSIVEGGLQYRVDLGRKQNAGLFLDMRYGRNWVREQADGKRILNLFAYTCGFSVAAIEGGASHVVNLDMSRAALSRGRDNHRLNGHDLSKVSFLGHDLFKSWGKVINSGPYDLVIIDPPSFQKGSFLLTKDYQRVLRRLPELLTPQGTVLACMNDPAFGSDFLIEGVTQEAPGLRFVERLENPPEFPDIDPESGLKALVFQRTP, encoded by the coding sequence ATGAACCCTGAAGCCCTCGCCACCCTCCACGCCCATCTGCTGCCGGCCCTCGCGGCTGCACCCAGCGAAACCCGTCGCCTGTTCCACGGGCGCGGACGCTGCTGGGCCGGGCTGGAGCAGTTGACCGTGGACTGGCTGCAAGGCGTGGTGCTGGTCTCGCTGTTCAAGGAGCCGGCACCTGAGCAACTGGACAATCTCAAAGCGTTGCTGCTGGAACTCACGGGGTCCGCCGAATGGCAGCAGTCGGGCGCCCACACGCTGCTGATCCAGCATCGCTACTTGCCACAGAGCACCGCCGAATGGTTGCTGGGTGATGAGATCGACGAAATGAGCATCGTCGAGGGTGGTTTGCAGTACCGCGTCGATCTGGGTCGCAAACAGAACGCCGGGCTGTTTCTCGACATGCGTTACGGGCGCAACTGGGTGCGCGAACAGGCCGACGGCAAACGCATCCTCAATCTGTTTGCCTACACCTGCGGTTTTTCCGTGGCGGCCATCGAGGGTGGCGCCAGCCATGTGGTCAACCTGGACATGTCTCGCGCCGCACTGAGCCGGGGCCGCGACAACCATCGCTTGAACGGCCATGACCTGAGCAAAGTCAGCTTCTTGGGCCACGACCTGTTCAAGTCCTGGGGCAAGGTGATCAACAGCGGCCCTTATGACCTGGTGATCATCGATCCGCCGTCGTTCCAGAAAGGCAGTTTCCTGCTGACCAAGGATTACCAGCGCGTGCTGCGTCGTTTGCCGGAACTGCTCACGCCCCAAGGCACGGTGCTGGCGTGCATGAATGACCCGGCGTTCGGTTCGGACTTTCTGATTGAGGGCGTGACGCAGGAAGCGCCGGGTTTGCGCTTTGTAGAGCGGCTGGAAAATCCGCCGGAGTTTCCGGATATTGACCCTGAAAGCGGCCTCAAAGCCTTAGTCTTCCAGCGCACCCCCTGA
- a CDS encoding helix-turn-helix transcriptional regulator — translation MDALLQELPVHQSLARVFAGVGQDGFWRALVDTLRLLVPLDNALVALMKAGQAPQLLIDFDSSGRADEQEELAGYSAGMYLLDPFYQAASIGVADGLHSLASVAPDQFLHSEYYQSYFRSVVGEDELQFMINIEGGVLGLSLGRSTPFDMAEQGRLLCVRDWVLAAMRRHVQLLPPQGAVAEAVVGDLAALLDRFDARLTVREVDTARLILQGFSSKAMAQQMGISPETVKVHRRNLYHKLNVTGHGELFALVLRPPTP, via the coding sequence GTGGACGCCTTGTTGCAGGAACTGCCAGTGCATCAGAGCCTGGCGCGGGTATTTGCCGGTGTCGGTCAGGACGGTTTCTGGCGTGCGCTGGTGGACACGTTGCGGTTACTGGTGCCGCTGGACAACGCGCTGGTGGCGCTGATGAAGGCCGGGCAGGCGCCGCAATTGCTGATCGACTTCGACAGCAGCGGACGTGCCGACGAGCAGGAAGAACTGGCCGGCTACAGCGCCGGGATGTACCTGCTCGATCCGTTTTATCAAGCCGCATCGATCGGCGTCGCCGACGGCTTGCACAGCCTGGCCTCGGTGGCGCCGGACCAGTTTCTGCACAGCGAGTACTACCAGAGTTACTTTCGTTCGGTGGTCGGCGAAGACGAGTTGCAGTTCATGATCAACATCGAAGGCGGCGTGCTCGGTTTGTCATTGGGGCGTTCCACGCCGTTCGATATGGCCGAGCAGGGCAGGCTACTGTGCGTGCGTGACTGGGTGCTGGCGGCGATGCGTCGGCATGTGCAGTTGCTGCCGCCACAGGGTGCGGTGGCGGAGGCGGTGGTCGGGGATCTGGCGGCGTTGCTCGACCGCTTCGATGCGCGGCTGACGGTGCGCGAGGTCGATACGGCGCGGCTGATTTTGCAGGGTTTCTCCAGCAAGGCGATGGCCCAGCAGATGGGCATCTCGCCGGAGACGGTCAAAGTGCATCGGCGCAATCTGTATCACAAGCTCAATGTCACCGGGCATGGCGAGTTGTTTGCGCTGGTGCTGCGCCCACCAACTCCCTGA
- a CDS encoding SDR family NAD(P)-dependent oxidoreductase: MKIDLSGKLAIVSGSTAGIGLGISQSLAEAGATVVVIGRDTGKVEQALASIREKVPGAQLRGLAADLGTAEGAQKLFAAEPRADILVNNLGIFDAVDFFEAPDSEWTRFYEVNVISGVRLARHYVPAMVEQGWGRVIFLSSESGVATPADMINYGVTKSANLAVSHGLAKRLAGTGVTVNAILPGPTFTDGLQDMLKEAAAESGRNLRDEADAFVLKARPTSIIQRVADVEEVAHLVTYIASPLSSATTGAALRVDGGVVDSLTI, encoded by the coding sequence ATGAAGATTGATCTGAGTGGAAAACTGGCCATTGTCAGCGGCAGCACTGCGGGTATCGGCTTGGGTATCAGCCAGTCACTGGCCGAAGCAGGCGCCACGGTGGTGGTGATCGGCCGCGACACGGGCAAGGTTGAACAGGCGTTGGCGAGTATTCGCGAGAAAGTCCCGGGTGCGCAGTTGCGTGGTCTGGCTGCCGATCTGGGCACCGCGGAGGGCGCGCAGAAGCTGTTCGCCGCTGAACCGCGCGCGGACATTCTGGTGAACAACCTCGGTATCTTCGACGCCGTCGATTTCTTCGAAGCGCCGGACAGCGAGTGGACGCGCTTCTATGAGGTCAACGTGATTTCCGGTGTGCGCCTGGCGCGGCATTATGTGCCGGCGATGGTCGAGCAAGGCTGGGGCCGAGTAATTTTCCTGTCCTCGGAATCCGGCGTCGCCACGCCGGCCGACATGATCAATTACGGCGTGACCAAAAGCGCCAATCTGGCGGTGTCCCACGGTCTGGCCAAACGTCTGGCTGGCACCGGGGTGACGGTCAATGCGATCCTGCCGGGGCCGACCTTCACCGACGGCCTGCAAGACATGCTCAAAGAAGCTGCCGCCGAATCCGGGCGCAACCTGCGCGATGAGGCCGATGCCTTTGTGCTCAAGGCCCGCCCGACTTCGATCATCCAGCGTGTCGCCGATGTTGAAGAGGTCGCGCACCTGGTCACCTACATTGCTTCGCCGTTGTCCTCGGCCACCACCGGCGCCGCATTGCGCGTCGATGGCGGCGTGGTCGACAGCCTCACGATCTGA
- a CDS encoding methyltransferase family protein, which translates to MKMSAQMTVVAVLATLAYLGLAVWGIGGVAMFFSHGSLVIVALATVAMVIASLFSEVNLSSGEREDRANRWVIPAFGVIGLVSGFLPAYCDRVNFWTVGSEGVRWLGALLFIVGGTLRLWPVFVLGRRFSGLVAIQPGHRLVTDGIYQHLRNPSYLGLVVNAVGWALAFRSVVGLMLAALTLIPLIARIHSEEALLRAQFGAEYEAYCARSWRLVPGVY; encoded by the coding sequence ATGAAAATGTCTGCGCAAATGACCGTCGTTGCGGTACTCGCCACCCTCGCCTACCTCGGCCTGGCAGTGTGGGGTATTGGCGGCGTGGCGATGTTCTTTTCCCACGGTTCGCTGGTGATCGTCGCACTGGCGACGGTGGCCATGGTGATCGCTTCGCTGTTCAGCGAGGTCAACCTCAGTTCCGGCGAGCGCGAAGACCGCGCCAATCGCTGGGTGATTCCGGCGTTCGGTGTGATCGGGCTGGTCAGTGGTTTTCTGCCGGCTTACTGCGACCGGGTGAATTTCTGGACAGTGGGCAGTGAAGGCGTGCGCTGGCTCGGTGCTCTGTTGTTTATCGTCGGCGGCACACTGCGGTTGTGGCCGGTGTTTGTGCTGGGGCGGCGGTTCAGTGGGTTGGTGGCGATTCAGCCGGGGCACCGATTGGTGACCGATGGCATCTATCAACACCTGCGCAATCCGAGTTATCTGGGGCTGGTGGTCAATGCCGTGGGCTGGGCGCTGGCTTTTCGTTCGGTGGTCGGACTGATGCTGGCAGCGCTGACACTGATCCCGTTGATTGCCCGGATTCATTCGGAAGAAGCCCTGCTGCGGGCGCAGTTTGGGGCGGAGTACGAGGCTTATTGCGCGCGGAGTTGGCGTTTGGTGCCGGGGGTTTACTGA
- a CDS encoding HAD family hydrolase: MSANTRVFDRAFGAFLFDMDGTVLNSIAAAERIWAAWAVRHGVDVETFLPTIHGARAIDTINRLDLPGVDAEVQAALITEAEIEDVEGIVEIPGAAKFLNSLPKDRWAMVTSAPRDLALRRMAAAGIPAPAVMITAEDVKAGKPDPAGYLLAAKRLGLEARDCLIFEDATVGIQAAEAAGAPLMIITTTHQHPLETVHATLASYADVRVAVDSNGQLHLQKN; the protein is encoded by the coding sequence TTGTCTGCTAACACTCGTGTATTCGATCGCGCGTTCGGCGCGTTTCTGTTCGACATGGACGGCACCGTCCTCAACTCCATTGCCGCCGCCGAGCGGATATGGGCAGCCTGGGCCGTGCGCCATGGCGTCGATGTGGAAACCTTTTTGCCGACCATTCATGGCGCGCGTGCCATCGACACGATCAATCGCCTGGATCTGCCGGGCGTGGATGCCGAGGTGCAAGCCGCGTTAATCACCGAAGCGGAAATCGAAGACGTCGAAGGCATTGTCGAGATTCCCGGCGCGGCGAAATTTCTCAACAGCCTGCCCAAAGATCGCTGGGCGATGGTGACCTCGGCGCCACGGGATCTGGCCTTGCGGCGCATGGCGGCGGCGGGGATACCAGCGCCGGCGGTGATGATCACGGCTGAAGATGTGAAGGCGGGTAAACCTGATCCGGCCGGCTATTTGCTGGCGGCCAAACGTCTAGGTCTGGAAGCGCGTGATTGCCTGATCTTCGAAGACGCTACCGTTGGCATTCAGGCTGCCGAAGCGGCCGGTGCGCCGCTGATGATCATCACCACGACGCATCAGCATCCGCTGGAAACGGTTCACGCGACGTTGGCCAGTTATGCTGACGTACGTGTCGCAGTCGACAGCAACGGCCAGCTCCACCTGCAAAAAAACTGA
- a CDS encoding polyamine ABC transporter substrate-binding protein encodes MRRHRGCINLSIQLGLLAGIGAGSMAMAADAPSVHVYNWYDYIGPNTLHDFQRDSGIQPVYDTFDSAEVLEGKLMTSRSGYDVVVASNFSLPTLIKAGALAPLPREQLPGWKNLDSELLAKLANNDPGNQYAVPYLWGTNGIGYNVDKVRAALGDKAPVDSWDLVFNEDNLAKLGQCGVAMLDSPSEMLPVALHYLGLPPNSTDPEDYKKAEALLLKLRPHIAYFNSSKFISDLSNGNICVAVGWSGAMLEAKTNAEQANNGVKIAYSLPKEGAPVWFDTLVLLKDAPNRTQGLAFIDYLLRPEVIAPVSDHLSYPNGNRAATALVAEATRDNPAVYPSAAAMATLYTLEPLPKATERVRTRVWSKVKNGQ; translated from the coding sequence ATGCGTCGTCACCGTGGCTGTATCAACCTCAGCATTCAACTGGGCCTGCTGGCCGGTATCGGCGCCGGCTCAATGGCCATGGCCGCCGACGCGCCGAGCGTGCACGTCTACAACTGGTACGACTACATCGGCCCGAACACACTCCACGATTTCCAGCGCGACAGCGGTATCCAACCGGTCTACGACACCTTCGACAGTGCCGAAGTCCTCGAAGGCAAACTGATGACCAGCCGCAGCGGCTACGACGTGGTGGTGGCAAGCAACTTCAGCCTGCCGACGCTGATCAAGGCCGGCGCACTCGCCCCACTGCCGCGCGAACAACTGCCGGGCTGGAAGAATCTCGACAGCGAACTGCTGGCGAAACTGGCCAACAACGATCCCGGCAATCAATACGCAGTGCCGTACCTGTGGGGCACCAACGGCATCGGTTACAACGTCGACAAGGTGCGCGCGGCGCTGGGCGACAAGGCGCCGGTGGATTCGTGGGATTTGGTATTCAACGAAGACAACCTCGCCAAACTCGGCCAGTGCGGTGTGGCGATGCTCGATTCGCCGTCGGAAATGCTGCCGGTCGCCCTGCACTATCTCGGCTTGCCACCGAACAGCACCGATCCCGAAGACTATAAAAAAGCCGAAGCGCTGCTACTGAAACTGCGCCCGCACATTGCTTACTTCAACTCGTCGAAATTCATCAGCGACCTGTCCAACGGCAACATTTGCGTGGCAGTCGGTTGGTCGGGCGCGATGCTGGAAGCCAAGACCAATGCAGAGCAGGCCAACAACGGCGTGAAGATCGCCTACAGCCTGCCCAAGGAGGGCGCGCCGGTGTGGTTCGACACGCTGGTGCTGCTCAAGGACGCGCCGAATCGAACCCAAGGCCTGGCCTTTATCGACTATCTGCTGCGGCCCGAAGTGATCGCGCCGGTCAGTGATCATCTGTCGTATCCCAATGGCAACCGCGCGGCGACTGCGCTAGTTGCAGAAGCCACGCGGGACAACCCGGCGGTTTATCCCTCCGCCGCAGCGATGGCCACGCTGTACACCCTTGAGCCTTTACCGAAAGCCACCGAACGCGTGCGCACGCGGGTGTGGAGCAAGGTCAAGAACGGGCAGTAA
- a CDS encoding LysR substrate-binding domain-containing protein, with protein MIDIRQLRYFVVVAEEEHVGRAAERLHISQSPLSRQIAQLEERLGLTLFERSQQRIRLTRDGQTFLAETRALLTHANRLESLGKRLGRGEEGGLCIGYIENAMHAGVLPNALRVLRADRPNVHVALYNLSSAEQLEGLRQRSLDIALVSEPPTDDDPDLLGFQVLDDPMLLALPEHHPLAQQAALSPEDLADQEWIGVQPRQDANDEFVSACIRAGFTPDVRMQATEPFTALGLVASGLGIAMIQKGLSHNAPPGVVLRELPWLRLTTPLWAAWHRINLRPLVETFRTVLTGNEISAD; from the coding sequence ATGATCGACATCCGCCAATTGCGCTACTTCGTTGTAGTCGCCGAGGAAGAACACGTCGGCCGCGCCGCCGAACGGCTGCACATTTCCCAGTCGCCGCTGAGCCGACAAATCGCCCAGCTCGAAGAGCGCCTGGGCCTGACTTTGTTCGAGCGCAGCCAGCAACGCATTCGCCTGACCCGCGACGGTCAGACCTTCCTCGCCGAAACCCGCGCCTTGCTGACCCACGCCAATCGCCTGGAATCCCTCGGCAAACGTCTGGGCCGTGGCGAAGAAGGCGGTTTGTGCATCGGCTATATCGAGAACGCCATGCACGCCGGGGTTCTGCCCAATGCCTTGCGTGTGCTGCGCGCGGATCGGCCGAATGTGCATGTCGCGTTGTACAACCTCAGTTCCGCCGAGCAATTGGAGGGCCTGCGACAGCGTAGTCTCGATATTGCCTTGGTGAGTGAGCCGCCGACCGATGACGACCCCGATCTGTTGGGTTTCCAGGTGCTCGATGACCCGATGCTCTTGGCGTTGCCGGAACATCATCCATTGGCGCAGCAAGCGGCGTTGAGTCCCGAGGATCTGGCCGATCAGGAATGGATCGGCGTGCAGCCGCGACAGGATGCCAACGATGAGTTCGTCAGCGCCTGCATCCGCGCCGGCTTCACCCCGGATGTGCGCATGCAGGCGACCGAACCGTTTACTGCGCTGGGGTTGGTGGCGTCGGGGCTGGGGATTGCGATGATTCAGAAAGGCCTGAGCCATAACGCCCCGCCGGGTGTGGTGTTGCGCGAACTGCCATGGCTGAGGTTGACCACACCATTGTGGGCAGCGTGGCACCGGATCAATTTGCGGCCATTGGTGGAGACCTTCCGCACCGTTTTGACAGGTAATGAGATTTCCGCTGACTGA